From the genome of Perca fluviatilis chromosome 1, GENO_Pfluv_1.0, whole genome shotgun sequence, one region includes:
- the smim14 gene encoding small integral membrane protein 14 isoform X1, translated as MAEGGFDPCECICTHEHAMRRLINLLRQSQSYCTDTDCPQELPGPSGPVSGGGDLTLPMVLMGWAVLALLLFLLRPSSLRGSRPTGKPTGPHNPRHSKQQSNQMQKSFILLLCLSC; from the exons ATGGCAGAGGGAGGTTTTGACCCTTGTGAGTGCATCTGCACCCATGAGCATGCTATGAGGCGCCTAATCAACCTG CTCAGACAATCTCAGTCCTactgcacagacacagactgccCTCAGGAAT tGCCAGGTCCCAGTGGGCCAGTCAGCGGAGGAGGTGACCTGACCCTCCCCATGGTTCTGATGGGATGGGCGGTGCTGGCTCTGCTCCTGTTCCTGTTGCGCCCATCCAGTCTCAGGGGTTCCCGTCCCACAGGCAAACCTACTGGACCCCACAAT CCAAGACACAGCAAGCAACAGTCTAACCAAATGCAGAAGTCATTCATACTGTTGCTATGTTTGAGTTGTTAg
- the smim14 gene encoding small integral membrane protein 14 isoform X2, which yields MAEGGFDPCECICTHEHAMRRLINLLRQSQSYCTDTDCPQELPGPSGPVSGGGDLTLPMVLMGWAVLALLLFLLRPSSLRGSRPTGKPTGPHNSDGREPPAPPID from the exons ATGGCAGAGGGAGGTTTTGACCCTTGTGAGTGCATCTGCACCCATGAGCATGCTATGAGGCGCCTAATCAACCTG CTCAGACAATCTCAGTCCTactgcacagacacagactgccCTCAGGAAT tGCCAGGTCCCAGTGGGCCAGTCAGCGGAGGAGGTGACCTGACCCTCCCCATGGTTCTGATGGGATGGGCGGTGCTGGCTCTGCTCCTGTTCCTGTTGCGCCCATCCAGTCTCAGGGGTTCCCGTCCCACAGGCAAACCTACTGGACCCCACAAT AGCGATGGAAGAGAGCCTCCAGCACCCCCTATTGACTAG
- the ube2kb gene encoding ubiquitin-conjugating enzyme E2Kb (UBC1 homolog, yeast): MTLRTVLLSLQALLAAAEPDDPQDAVVANQYKQNPEMFKQTARLWSHVYAGAPISSPDYTRKIDKLCAMGFDKNAVIAALSSKSWDVETATELLLSN; this comes from the exons ATGACCCTGCGGACGGTGCTGTTGTCTCTACAGGCTCTCCTCGCTGCAGCAGAACCAGATGATCCACAGGATGCAGTAGTAGCAAACCAG TACAAGCAGAACCCAGAAATGTTCAAACAGACGGCAAGGCTGTGGTCTCACGTCTATGCAGGCGCTCCTATCTCCAGTCCCGACTACACACGCAAAATAGACAAACTCTGTGCCATGGGCTTTGATAAG AATGCAGTAATAGCGGCCTTGTCTTCAAAATCCTGGGATGTGGAAACGGCGACAGAGTTGCTCCTCAGCAACTAA